One Ascaphus truei isolate aAscTru1 chromosome 9, aAscTru1.hap1, whole genome shotgun sequence genomic region harbors:
- the TMEM167B gene encoding protein kish-B isoform X1 translates to MVDEVDQEVKNRDRNYRAGPGDSNRGEVSLRASTMTNVYSLDGLLVFSLLFVCTCAYFQKVPRLRSWLLSEKKGVWGVFYKGHSTMASTLAGSGLRCPPPTLCPKYRTSAIPTIHLVGFKLQLLDAACTCLWPSPASPWPSMSSL, encoded by the exons ATGGTTGATGAGGTGGACCAGGAAGTAAAGAATAGAGACAGGAACTACCGAGCAGGACCCGGAGATTCTAACCGGGGGGAGGTTTCCCTGCGCGCCTCCACCATGACGAACG TATACTCTCTGGACGGGCTCCTGGTCTTCTCCCTGCTCTTCGTCTGCACCTGTGCTTACTTTCAGAAGGTTCCACGTCTGCGCAGTTGGCTCCTGTCTGAGAAGAAAGGGGTGTGGGGCGTCTTCTACAAGG Gtcactcaactatggcttctaccttggctggctctggcttgagatgccctccacccaccctgtgccctaagtacaggacttctgccatccctaccatacacttagtgggttttaag ctGCAGTTATTGGATGCCGCCTGCACCTGCCTGTGGCCCTCTCCTGCTTCACCATGGCCTTCTATGTCCTCTTTATAA
- the PARL gene encoding presenilin-associated rhomboid-like protein, mitochondrial, whose product MAAACWTLRACAGRSWCQGRRVVIEQRNGFRKAPKKPERGESEVRSTPDPVRSSLTPLVTELGAPTRSHTLRQLYKPLLFTVGFSGCSFGIAAIWQYESLKSRMKNYLDDVRADWLEKLRPPKEGDFRKQVNQWWNNLSDGQRTVSGIVAANVLVFCLWRVPSLQHTMIRYFTSNPVSRSLCLPMVLSTFSHFSLFHMAANMYVLWSFSSSIVSILGREQFLAVYMSAGVVSTFASYLCKTATGRFGPSLGASGAIMTVLAAVCTKIPEAKLAIIFLPMFTFTAGSALKVILALDSAGVVLGWKFFDHAAHLGGALFGIWYAIYGHEFIWKRREPLVKMWHDIRSSPPGSGGS is encoded by the exons ATGGCAGCGGCCTGCTGGACACTGAGAGCGTGTGCTGGGAGGAGCTGGTGTCAGGGACGCAG GGTTGTTATTGAGCAGAGGAATGGATTTAGAAAGGCTCCCAAGAAGCCTGAGCGAGGGGAGTCTGAGGTTAGGAGCACCCCCGATCCAGTCAGAAGCAGCCTCACACCCCTCGTGACTGAGCTAGGTGCTCCCACGCGCTCCCACACACTGCGACAACTCTACAAACCGCTCCTCTTCACTGTGGGG TTTTCAGGCTGTTCCTTTGGAATTGCTGCTATCTGGCAGTATGAGTCCCTAAAGTCTCGTATGAAAAATTATCTGGACGATGTCCGAGCTGATTGGCTGGAGAAGTTACGGCCCCCGAAGGAGGGGGACTTCAGGAAGCAG GTAAACCAGTGGTGGAACAACCTGAGTGATGGGCAGCGAACAGTATCGG GTATAGTTGCAGCTAACGTACTGGTGTTCTGCCTGTGGAGGGTCCCCTCCCTGCAACACACGATGATCCGATACTTCACATCCAACCCTGTGTCCC GGTCCCTCTGCCTCCCGATGGTTCTCTCCACCTTCAGCCACTTCTCCCTCTTCCACATGGCAGCCAATATGTACGTCCTGTGGAGCTTCTCTTCCAGCATTGTCTCTATTCTGGGTCGTGAGCAGTTTCTGGCCGTTTACATGTCCGCAG GAGTAGTGTCTACTTTTGCCAGCTACTTGTGCAAAACTGCCACGGGACGCTTTGGCCCATCGCTGGGAGCT TCTGGGGCAATAATGACTGTACTGGCTGCCGTGTGTACCAAGATACCTGAAGCTAAGCTGGCCATCATCTTCCTACCCATGTTCACATTCACCGCGGGGAGT GCTCTGAAGGTTATTCTTGCTCTGGATTCTGCCGGTGTCGTCCTGGGCTGGAAGTTTTTTGATCATGCAGCTCATCTCGGGGGAGCTCTCTTTGGAAT CTGGTACGCTATATACGGACATGAGTTTATATGGAAGAGGAGGGAGCCCCTGGTGAAAATGTGGCATGACATTCGGAGCAGCCCACCAGGGAGTGGGGGATCTTGA
- the TMEM167B gene encoding protein kish-B isoform X2 translates to MVDEVDQEVKNRDRNYRAGPGDSNRGEVSLRASTMTNVYSLDGLLVFSLLFVCTCAYFQKVPRLRSWLLSEKKGVWGVFYKAAVIGCRLHLPVALSCFTMAFYVLFIK, encoded by the exons ATGGTTGATGAGGTGGACCAGGAAGTAAAGAATAGAGACAGGAACTACCGAGCAGGACCCGGAGATTCTAACCGGGGGGAGGTTTCCCTGCGCGCCTCCACCATGACGAACG TATACTCTCTGGACGGGCTCCTGGTCTTCTCCCTGCTCTTCGTCTGCACCTGTGCTTACTTTCAGAAGGTTCCACGTCTGCGCAGTTGGCTCCTGTCTGAGAAGAAAGGGGTGTGGGGCGTCTTCTACAAGG ctGCAGTTATTGGATGCCGCCTGCACCTGCCTGTGGCCCTCTCCTGCTTCACCATGGCCTTCTATGTCCTCTTTATAAAGTGA